AATAATGTAATTTTATCACTCTAAATTAGAGTTAGTGACAAACTAGCATTGAAGGTTTATCAAAATCTTGGTAGAAGAATTATACATTTAAATCGACAACCTATCAAATGAGAAAAATATTTAAAATATTGTTGTATTCCGTATTATGTTTTCTTCTTGTGGGAGTTCTTAGTTTCTTTTATTTAAAAAGTGACTTCAATAATAGTTTTAACAAAACTGAATTGAAGACACTAAAAGTCAATATCAAAAACTCGAAAGAGCTTCCCGATAAATTTGTTTCAACTTTCAAACAAATTTATCCGTTCACATCAACTATGGGAGTTCTTTCAGATAAATTACTAAAGAACAAAAACAATTACAATTGCCCTTGTTTAGATATAGCCCGATATAGTTGGAATTTGACCCTGCAAAACAATAAAATTACAGGAAACAGCTATGTACTTGCTTTGAAAATAGAGGAAGAAATATCTCAAAGAGCCTGTCTCAACTATTTAGCATCAAGGTATGATTTTTTATACAATACACGTGGAATACATCAAGCATCGCTTTTTTATTTTAAGACCGAATTAGATTCTCTAAACACAGAACAATATGCTATTCTTAGTCTTATGATGGAGAATCCTAGTGTCTTTAATCCCAAAAGAAATCCCCAAAAATTAAAAGAAATTCTAAAGAAGAAAAATTTATTGATAATAGATTAGGAAATCGACATAGACTAAAAAAAATCCTCCAATGACATCATATCAATGGAGGATTTTTTAAAAGATTATTTTGAATACGATTCTGTATTAAAATTCCATCACCTTCACTGCTTCTTGGAGATAAATATCATTCTCTAATGATTCTATCCACTTTTTGTTGATGTTTATATACAAACTATCTTTTTGAATTTCAGGAAGATCTACCGATAAATTATTAATAACCAAGTCTTTTCTATTGTTTTCCATCAACTCATCTAATCCTTTTGAGTCTTCTTCCTCTTGTTTTCTTTCCTGCTTATAGGTTTTATAGTGAAGGGGAACCATAGAGTCATCTCTATCAGCTTTGAGTTCTTTTGCTTGCTGATCTATAAATTGAAAAACACTGTCTTTTGCTAAAAATTCATCATAGTATTTTTTAGCTTTCTTCTCGTTCAATTTGTTTCTATAAAAATCATGCTTTGCCATTTCCATTTTGTCCCAAGCCAAGGCAAATTCACGGTCATTTTCACCGATATTGATGTATCGATAGTTATCTGGCAATACTATATCACTTTTCACTCCTCGTCTTTGAGTAGATTCCCCATTGATTCTATAGAATTTGTGGGTAGTTATTTTCAAAGATCCTAATTGTCCTAAATTTTTGAAACGATTTCCAAACTGACGATCAAAACTCATAACATTTTGAACGGTACCTTTTCCAAAAGATTGATTAGATCCCATAATAATAGCTCGGTCATAATCCTTTAAAGCTCCAGCTAAAATTTCTGATGCCGAAGCTGAAAAATTATTAATTAGAACAATAAGCTTTCCATCAAAAACCATTTTTTTATCACGGTCATTCCATACTTTTTTATTTCCATCATAACTTTTCACTTGTACGATAGGTCCATCACTAATAAAATACCCTGCAATATCTACCACATCAGAAAGAGAACCTCCTGTGTTGTTTCTAAGATCAATAATTACTTTATCGACACCTTCTGCCTGTAATTTTTGAAGTTCCTTTTTCATATCCGTAGAACATCTTCTCCCTTTTCTGTCGCTAAAATCGACATAGAATTTAGGTAGTTTTATATATCCTACTTCTTTTTCGTCACCTATTAAGGCAGATTTTGCATACGTCTCTTTATTCACTATTACATCTCTCACGATGGTGATATCTTGAAGACTTCCATCTATTTTTCTTACCGTAAGTGTTACCGGAGTCCCTTTATCTCCACGGATATAACGAATGGCATCACTCAATAACATGTCTTCAAGATCTGTTGGCTCTTTTTCTTTTTCAGCCGCTTTTAGTATAATATCTTCCACCTCTAGCTCTCCTTGTAAATGACAAGGCGAACCCGGAATTATTTCGGCTACTTTAATTTCTCCTTCTGCTTGACTGAGTCTTGCTCCTATTCCTTCTAATTTTCCTGACATAGAAATATTAAAATCTTCATTTGATTTTGGAGCCAAATAAGTGGTATGAGGATCTATTACGTGCAAAAGGCTATTAATATATTGCTCAAAACGATCTTCATCTTTTAATTTTCCCATTCTATCAAACCAAGATTCAATACTTTTAAGAGTTGCCTCTCTTGATGCTTTTTCCAGTTCTTTCCAAGAAGTTTTTTTCTCACCTTCTTTGATTCCTTCTTGTGTTTTTTCTCTTGAGTAAATTCTCGATAAAGTAGAAAGCTTTAGGTTTCTTCTCCAGACTTCTTTAAGATCATCTTTTGTATCACACCACATTCTATTTTCGGCATCGCTATCTATTTCCTCTTTAATTTCATAATCAAAAGGTTTTGCTAGAATTTCTTGATAATACGTTTTTGCCTCTTGAATCCTTTCTTTTAAGATTTCTTGTGATTCTAAATACAAGTCTAACTCTGCATTTTGAATATAATCATCTAAACGTGTTTTGTGAACCGATAGTTTTTCAATATCCGTAGAAAGGAGAAACTGCTTTCCATAGTCTAAAGATTTAATGTATTCATCAAATGCCGTAGCGGCATACTCATCATTAATTTTGGGAGCATGGTAATGACGTGCATCTAATGCCGAAAAAACCATCGACTGCACAATTCCTTGTTTTCTTCTGTTGGGCTTTTCTTCATTTGAATCTCCTTGGCTAAAGCTCATAAGAAGTATTCCTACTAAGACAATTCCAGTATATTTTTTGAGTTTGTTTATTTGCATAGTGTTGAGTTACCAAACGGGTTTGACTATCAAAGCTAAATGATTATTTTGGCTTTGAAACAGTGTTTCACATTATTTCACATAATCTAAATCAAATAGATCTGTTCGGCCATGCTGAATGCCTAGATTTAAAAGAAGCATATCAAGTACTATTCCATTCTTCTTTCGTACTCAAAACCTTCTAAGCTATAATACAAAAAACGCACTAAATGAATTGTTTGATCTTGTTTTGCTCTTTGCCCCATCTTTACCATTGTATAAATAGTTGCTATAATAATTGCAGATATCGGGAATGTCCATAACCAAGGTGTATGATTATCAAACTGATAATATTGCACCAATCCGTAAATCCCTGCAAATGTACCTACAACAGAAAGAAAACCATAAATAAAAACAAAAATCACCCAATTGCTTTGTTTTGGACCGATGAGGCATCTTACCATGGTATCATCTTCACTATCACCCATCGTTTGATCAAAATTGAGATGCAAAACAGGCGAAAAAAAAGATTGTTCCTCCTTCTTCATATAAATATCTAGGTGGGTTCCATACGTTTTCACAGGGTAAACACTCGGTTCTTCTTGTGCTTTTTTCCATACTTGCTTCATGAGATCTTGATCATCTGCTTGTGCCAATACTCGAAATCTTGGTCGTATTTCTAATGGATCTACATGCTGATATTTATTAAATGCCATTGGTCAATTAAGGTTATAATTCGGATTGTAAGTTACAGAAAGTTTAGAGGAATGCAAAATTTGATAAATCTGCTTCGTATGCCTTTGAAATTAAATCTTTCAGAAAAAATTTGGTTTTCGTGAAATTAAAACCTAAAGCTCCCAAAAGTGAGTTAGATATAAAAGTAGATGAACCACCATTCTCAAAAAAAAATGTACCTTTGTTATACTTCATTAATCATTTTAATTGTCTAAAATTATGAAAACAAAGTTTTTAAGTATTTTATTTTTCACCCTTTTCAGTGTTTCAAGTGCTTTGGCATGTAATGTTTTGACAACTACACAGTACAATAATCTTTACACCGCTTTGGAAAGCAATGTAACAAGTGATGATTTTGTCTCTTATTTTCGAACAGTAACCGTAAAAAAATGTTTGAATTTTGATCAATCTAAAAAAATTCTTCTTTTGGTGAAGAAACAAAAAAATCAAGATTTGATGAATCGTTTTATGGAGATTTTGTCTGAAAGACTTGAAGATTCTACAAATGATCTACCAGCACTGAAACAATTAGCCACATCTTAACAAATTGATGGTAAACGAACAAAAACAACTTAAATTAATAGCCCTTTCTTGGGCTATTGTCATTTCTATAGGTGCGCTCTCTGCTCATGCCTTAGAAAAATCCCTTTCTCAAGATGCTTTAGCTAGTTTTATGACCGGTAACAAATATCATCTTTATGGAAATATAAGCTTGGTACTTTTGCTGCTGATTAATAAACATTGGCCTCTAAAACATCTCAAAAGAGTACTTACAATTCAATGGATTGGAATGCTTTTGTTTTCAGGATCCATATATTTATTAGCCACAAAATCTTTGCATCACATTGATTTTGTGAGTAATCTATGGCCTTTAACCCCATTAGGAGGAATACTTCTTATTTGGGTTTGGATAGACGTAATTATTAACCTAAAAAACAAATAGTTAGAAAAGCAAAGGAAATTTTAAAACCTTGAAAAACTTATAATTAATCAAAGATTTATACCTTTGCAGAACTTTCTTATTAAAAATAAAAGAAAAAGTAATGACTGAAACAGGAAAACGATCTTCTAAATTCCAGATCTCGGAATTAGGAATCAAAGACGCTACTGTTTATTGGAATCTAGATCCAAAAGAATTAACAGCCAGAACGGTAGAAAAAGGACAAGGAACCATTGCAGACTCAGGAGCATTGGCAATTGACACAGGAAAATTCACCGGAAGATCGCCTCAAGACCGATTCATTGTAAAAGATGATATCACAAAAGATGCAGTTTGGTGGGGAGACATTAATATCCCATTCGAAGCAGCTAATTTCGACAAGCTGTATCACAAAATGATGGAATATTTAAGCGGAAAAGAAATTTATGCGCGTCATGCATTTGCTTGTGCAGACGAGAACTACAAACTACCTGTAACGGTAATTAACGAGTATCCGTGGTCGAATATGTTTGTTTATAACATGTTTATCCGTCCTGAAGGGAACGAAATTGAAAACTTCGACACAGAATGGAAGGTAATCAACGCTCCAGGTTTCTTTGCAAATCCATCAGAAGATGGAACAAGACAAGAGAACTTCGCTGTTCTTAGCTTTAGCAAAAAAATGATCCTTGTAGGTGGAACAGGTTATACTGGAGAAATCAAAAAAGGAATTTTCTCTGCTCTTAACTTTATTCTACCTTACCAAAAAGACGTATTGGCAATGCACTGCTCTGCCAATGTAGGAAAAGATGGAGATACCGCTGTATTCTTCGGGCTTTCAGGAACTGGAAAAACCACTCTTTCAGCG
This genomic interval from Flavobacteriales bacterium contains the following:
- a CDS encoding carboxy terminal-processing peptidase, producing MQINKLKKYTGIVLVGILLMSFSQGDSNEEKPNRRKQGIVQSMVFSALDARHYHAPKINDEYAATAFDEYIKSLDYGKQFLLSTDIEKLSVHKTRLDDYIQNAELDLYLESQEILKERIQEAKTYYQEILAKPFDYEIKEEIDSDAENRMWCDTKDDLKEVWRRNLKLSTLSRIYSREKTQEGIKEGEKKTSWKELEKASREATLKSIESWFDRMGKLKDEDRFEQYINSLLHVIDPHTTYLAPKSNEDFNISMSGKLEGIGARLSQAEGEIKVAEIIPGSPCHLQGELEVEDIILKAAEKEKEPTDLEDMLLSDAIRYIRGDKGTPVTLTVRKIDGSLQDITIVRDVIVNKETYAKSALIGDEKEVGYIKLPKFYVDFSDRKGRRCSTDMKKELQKLQAEGVDKVIIDLRNNTGGSLSDVVDIAGYFISDGPIVQVKSYDGNKKVWNDRDKKMVFDGKLIVLINNFSASASEILAGALKDYDRAIIMGSNQSFGKGTVQNVMSFDRQFGNRFKNLGQLGSLKITTHKFYRINGESTQRRGVKSDIVLPDNYRYINIGENDREFALAWDKMEMAKHDFYRNKLNEKKAKKYYDEFLAKDSVFQFIDQQAKELKADRDDSMVPLHYKTYKQERKQEEEDSKGLDELMENNRKDLVINNLSVDLPEIQKDSLYININKKWIESLENDIYLQEAVKVMEF
- a CDS encoding transglycosylase domain-containing protein, giving the protein MRKIFKILLYSVLCFLLVGVLSFFYLKSDFNNSFNKTELKTLKVNIKNSKELPDKFVSTFKQIYPFTSTMGVLSDKLLKNKNNYNCPCLDIARYSWNLTLQNNKITGNSYVLALKIEEEISQRACLNYLASRYDFLYNTRGIHQASLFYFKTELDSLNTEQYAILSLMMENPSVFNPKRNPQKLKEILKKKNLLIID
- a CDS encoding DUF423 domain-containing protein, with the protein product MVNEQKQLKLIALSWAIVISIGALSAHALEKSLSQDALASFMTGNKYHLYGNISLVLLLLINKHWPLKHLKRVLTIQWIGMLLFSGSIYLLATKSLHHIDFVSNLWPLTPLGGILLIWVWIDVIINLKNK